AGCATTAGTTGGTTGTGGGAAAGCAGAAGATACAACTAGTAAAGACACTGCTAAAGGAAGCGATAATACAAAACAAGAATTATCAGGTACGATTGCAGCGGCTGGTTCTACAGCTCTTCTACCTCTTGCGGAGGAAGCTGGAAAGAAATTCATGGAGAAAAATTCAAAAGTTTCTATTCAAGTTCAAGGTGGCGGTAGTGGAACTGGGATTAACCAAGTAGCATCTGGTGCAGTACAAATTGGTAATTCAGATGTTCCGTCCGGAGATAAAATAAAAGATGCTGAAAAGGCGAAAGAATTAGTAGATAACAAGGTAGCGGGTATTGCATTCGCTCTTGTCGTAAATAAAGATGTAAAAGTTGATAACTTAACAATGCAACAAGTACAAGATATCTTCACTGGAAAAGTAACAAATTGGAAAGAAGTTGGCGGAAAAGATGAAAAAATCAATGTAATTAATCGTCCAGCTTCATCTGGTACACGTGCTACATTTGAAAAAACGATTATGAAAGACGCGAAAATTAATGATGGAACTGGTACAACACAAGATTCTAACGGTGCAGTAGAGCAAGCGATTAACTCTACTCCTGGTTCGGTGAGCTATTTAGCAATGTCTTACATGGTGGGCGAGAAAAAAGGCGCACTACAAACAGTCAAAATTGATGGTGCTGAACCGAAAGTTGAAAACATCGCGTCTGGTAAATATCCATTCTGGTCTTACGAATATATGGTAACAAAAGGTGAAGCGAAGGAAGCGACGAAAGCTTACATCGATTATGTAAAAGGTAAAGATTTTGAAAAACAAGTAGAAGATATGGGCTACATTCCAATGTCTAAATTAAATAAGTAATAAAATTTTATGGGGCTGGCTGCAAGGCCAGTCCTGTTCATTTCAATCTGTGAAGTGGGGTCTGTCCTGTGATGAAGGGGAAAAAACAAATTAATTACGTGAAAAGTGAATATATAGGAAGATCACTTGTTACGTTTTGTGGTATTTTTATTGTTTTAATTACATTAGCTATTATTGCGTTTATTTGTGGGAAAGGTATTCAATCTTTTACACAAAGTGGTATCTCATTTACTGAGATGTTAACATCGACAAAATGGAATCCAAATGCTGAGCAAGGATCCTTCGGGGCTTTAATTTTCATTGTAGGTTCAACGGTGGTTTCGTTAGGCGCGGTTATTATTAGTGCACCAATTGCTATAGCTCTTGCTATATTCATGAATTTAATTTCGCCAAAGTTTGGAAATAAAGTATTGAAGCCTGTTCTAGAATTGTTAGTTGGTATTCCTTCGGTTGTATACGGATTATTAGGTGTTACGATTTTAGTACCACTATTACGTGATTCGTTTGGGGGAGTAGGCTTTAGTTTAATTGCAGGTATTGTTGTATTAAGTATTATGATTTTACCTACTATTGCTAGTATCGCTTCTGATGCAATACGTTCTGTTCCATTTGATTATTTAGAAGCTTCTTATGGTCTAGGATCAACGAAATGGCAAGCGATTAGCCGAGTGATTGTTCCTGCTGCGAAAAAAGGGATTTTAACAGGTGTTGTTTTAGGCTTAGCGCGTGCTTTCGGTGAAGCGTTAGCGGTTCAAATGGTAATCGGGAATACGATTAAATTACCAGAAGGAATATATAGTCCGACAGCGACGTTAACTGGTATTTTAACAATGGACATGACGAATACATTGAACGGAACTGCTTGGACCCATGCGCTATGGACTTTAGCGATGATTTTACTTGTTATTTCATTCCTGTTTATTTTAGTAATTCGAGCGATTGGGCAAAGAGGTGAGCGATAATAATGAATGCAAGAACGGTAAATAAAGTTTGGACGGGTATCTTTTATGCGGTTGCGGCTTTAGTTGTAGCTTTGCTAGTGTTCTTAGTATTTGAGATTTTACAAAAGGGATGGGGATTTTGGGATCCTAATTTCTTGTTTGGAGAACCAAGCAATACAAGATCTGGTGGTGGGATTGGTCCGCAGTTATTCAATTCCTTCTACATGCTTGTTATAACGCTTATTATATCTATTCCTCTTGGATTAGGTGCTGGAATATATTTAGCGGAGTACGCAAAACAAGGACGTTTTTTAAATTTTGTTCGTCTATGTATAGAGACGATGGCGTCTTTACCTTCTATTGTTGTTGGTTTATTTGGTTTGTTAGTGTTCGTTACAATGACAGGTTGGGGATACACAGTAATGGGTGGTGCTCTTGCTTTAACTATTTTAAATTTACCAGGTTTAACGCGTGTTTGTGAAAATGCGATTTCAGAAGTTCCTCAGAATGTAAAAGAGGCAAGTCTTGGATTAGGTGCAACGAAGTGGCAAACAATCGCTCGTATTATTATCCCATCGTCATTACCACAAATTATTACAGGGATTATTTTAGCGGCGGGTCGTATATTTGGGGAAGCGGCAGCATTAATTTACACAGCGGGTTTAACATCCCCGATTTTAAATTCAGCAGCGGATTTCTCAAGTCTTGCGCATCCTTTAAATCCGTTTAGACCAGCTGAAACATTAGCGGTTCACATTTGGAAATTAAATTCTGAAGGAGTTATTCCAGATGCGAAGTTGATTGCGACAAAATCTGCAGCTGTATTAATTATTATGGTATTACTATTCAATGTTATTTCACGCTTGATAGCATCTATATTACACAAGCGCTTTACAGGAACGAAAAGAAAAAGTAAAACAACGACAAAGGTAAAAGCGGCATAAATTATAAAGAAGAACTCTCTATTTATAGGTAGGGGGTTCTTTTGTATTTTAATATAGAAGGAATGGATGTAATGATTGTTGAATTTGTGATTAATTATAAAGAAGAACAGATGTAATTTAGAGAGGAGCTTTAATTTGTTTTTTCTGCAAATGTCAGGTTTTCCTGGGTCAGGAAAATCGACAGTTTCTAAGTATATAGCGAAATTAACAGGTGCTGTAATTATAGATCATGATGTTTTGAAATCCGCGTTGTTAAAATCATTAAAAGTAAAAGGAATTGAATCAACGATTGTTGGTGGGCTTGCGTATGATGCCGAATGGGTATTGATTGATTCTTATTTAGAACAAGGGCATAGTGTTATATTGGATAGTCCGTGTTTATATGAGGGAATGGTTGAAAAAGGGATTGAACTATCAAATAAACATGGTGTGAAATATAAATATATTGAGTGTTATCTTAATGATATGGAAGAGATTAATAGGAGACTGCAAACACGTAAGCGTATGATCAGTCAAATTGAAAAGGTGGAGTCGGAAGTAGGTTTTAAAAAGTGGTTAAATGGTAGTAAAAGACCTTCAAATAATGAATACCTTATTGTGGATTCTAGTAAACCTATAGAGCAATATGTGGAAAAAATGATGGATTATATGACTAAATAGAGAAAAGGCGTTATCTTCATTTGTGAAGATAACGCCTTTTGTTTTTAAATATCAAGTGTTTCTGTAGAAGTGCTTATTTTCCTACGGGAGCGTCTTTTTCTCCCGATTTTATCTAATAGTTCATACATAACTGGAACGACTACTAATGTAAGAGCAGTTGAGACTGCCAAACCGCCGATGACAACGACGGCTAAACTTTTTGATACCATACTTCCTGCTTGGGATTGGCCAAATAGGAGTGGGAGCATAGCAACGATTGTTGTAATAGCTGTCATAATAATTGGGCGTAGTCTAGTAGAACCTGCTTCAAGTAAGGCTTCTCTAGTTTCCATTCCATGTTCCCGATTTTGTTGGACTCTTTCTATTAATACAATAGCGTTTGTAACAACCATCCCGATTAACATTAATGCGCCGATCAAGGAATTTACATCAACAGGTGTTCGTGAAATGATTAATCCTAAAATACCACCGAAAGCAGCTAATGGTAAGGAGAATAGGATTGCAAAAGGAGCACGTGCTTGCCCGAAGGTGATAACCATAATTAAATATACGATCCCGATTGCAATCCCCATAATTTTGAATAAATCTGTAAAATTCTCTTGCATAGATTCAGTAGCTCCTGCGAT
This DNA window, taken from Bacillus cereus ATCC 14579, encodes the following:
- a CDS encoding AAA family ATPase, with translation MFFLQMSGFPGSGKSTVSKYIAKLTGAVIIDHDVLKSALLKSLKVKGIESTIVGGLAYDAEWVLIDSYLEQGHSVILDSPCLYEGMVEKGIELSNKHGVKYKYIECYLNDMEEINRRLQTRKRMISQIEKVESEVGFKKWLNGSKRPSNNEYLIVDSSKPIEQYVEKMMDYMTK
- the pstA gene encoding phosphate ABC transporter permease PstA; translation: MNARTVNKVWTGIFYAVAALVVALLVFLVFEILQKGWGFWDPNFLFGEPSNTRSGGGIGPQLFNSFYMLVITLIISIPLGLGAGIYLAEYAKQGRFLNFVRLCIETMASLPSIVVGLFGLLVFVTMTGWGYTVMGGALALTILNLPGLTRVCENAISEVPQNVKEASLGLGATKWQTIARIIIPSSLPQIITGIILAAGRIFGEAAALIYTAGLTSPILNSAADFSSLAHPLNPFRPAETLAVHIWKLNSEGVIPDAKLIATKSAAVLIIMVLLFNVISRLIASILHKRFTGTKRKSKTTTKVKAA
- a CDS encoding phosphate ABC transporter substrate-binding protein PstS family protein, coding for MVMKKGIKFSLAALVVAGALVGCGKAEDTTSKDTAKGSDNTKQELSGTIAAAGSTALLPLAEEAGKKFMEKNSKVSIQVQGGGSGTGINQVASGAVQIGNSDVPSGDKIKDAEKAKELVDNKVAGIAFALVVNKDVKVDNLTMQQVQDIFTGKVTNWKEVGGKDEKINVINRPASSGTRATFEKTIMKDAKINDGTGTTQDSNGAVEQAINSTPGSVSYLAMSYMVGEKKGALQTVKIDGAEPKVENIASGKYPFWSYEYMVTKGEAKEATKAYIDYVKGKDFEKQVEDMGYIPMSKLNK
- the pstC gene encoding phosphate ABC transporter permease subunit PstC, with the translated sequence MKGKKQINYVKSEYIGRSLVTFCGIFIVLITLAIIAFICGKGIQSFTQSGISFTEMLTSTKWNPNAEQGSFGALIFIVGSTVVSLGAVIISAPIAIALAIFMNLISPKFGNKVLKPVLELLVGIPSVVYGLLGVTILVPLLRDSFGGVGFSLIAGIVVLSIMILPTIASIASDAIRSVPFDYLEASYGLGSTKWQAISRVIVPAAKKGILTGVVLGLARAFGEALAVQMVIGNTIKLPEGIYSPTATLTGILTMDMTNTLNGTAWTHALWTLAMILLVISFLFILVIRAIGQRGER